One Manduca sexta isolate Smith_Timp_Sample1 chromosome 26, JHU_Msex_v1.0, whole genome shotgun sequence genomic region harbors:
- the LOC115454489 gene encoding larval cuticle protein LCP-30, with translation MRVLLISFIALATVINNIAGDDGSYHPEKYKPRRQAQYYSPLNGAYKSLTDQNGKFGSIYDFQPRNAKALNQELLAPFVKYGDGEDPAALATTLRSVYSTPYTPVVSTYRPLVYSTTAKPHDYRIQYVDDRSAHIVKQENDIEANSYNFAYETDNGIAAAESGSVDPSVRGSGTRVRGFYEYIGPDGVKYRVDYTADENGFRPVGAHIPQN, from the exons ATGAGGGTGCTCCTG ATATCATTTATAGCCTTGGCTACTGTGATCAATAACATAGCAGGGGATGATGGAAGTTATCACCCAGAAAAATACAAGCCCAGACGCCAAGCTCAATATTACAGTCCTCTGAACGGAGCGTACAAGAGCCTGACCGATCAGAATGGCAAATTTGGTTCTATCTACGATTTCCAACCGAGAAACGCAAAGGCACTAAATCAAGAACTATTAGCGCCTTTCGTCAAATATGGAGACGG tgAAGACCCAGCTGCCTTGGCGACTACTTTGAGATCCGTGTATTCGACCCCATACACTCCAGTGGTGTCAACGTACCGACCTCTGGTTTATTCAACTACAGCCAAACCACATGATTATAGAATTCAATACGTCGATGATCGTTCAGCACATATCGTAAAGCAAGAAAATGACATAGAGGCTAATTCGTATAATTTCGCATATGAAACCGACAATGGTATCGCAGCTGCGGAGTCAGGAAGTGTAGACCCTTCGGTTAGGGGTTCAGGAACAAGAGTGAGGGGCTTCTATGAGTACATTGGGCCCGACGGCGTAAAATATAGAGTTGACTACACCGCCGACGAAAATGGCTTCAGGCCTGTTGGCGCTCATATACCTCAGAACTGA
- the LOC115444679 gene encoding keratin, type I cytoskeletal 10: MIRASKLFLVLSLWTVIQCSPWDDGRYRPEKYQYTYNIYDDGKYYRPLDEGKYIPGDEGRYTYIYRQGLYPDDDGDYRYVHQVGPDGGYGGNGGYGGNGGNGGYGGNGGFGGNGGFGPNGPGGPNGPGGPGGPGGPNGPGGPFGPDGLFQERSNSYTGKRIYASRYPYIYKVITALIEKYVSGDSLHFGNEYEASDHHYKKIYADKEIAVKCKYLTPSFKVNETSEFTTQYPPTLNVPDGEKFGSYYSFRGTKILNTVTNSLKNKLKLEYEVFVRVVDEVAE; the protein is encoded by the exons ATGATCCGCGCTTCTAAATTA TTCTTAGTGTTATCGTTATGGACTGTGATTCAATGCTCACCGTGGGACGATGGAAGATACAGACCCGAGAAATATCAATACACATACAACATATACGACGACGGAAAATATTATAGACCCTTAGACGAGGGCAAATATATACCGGGAGATGAAGGACGTTACACCTACATTTACCGACAAGGTCTCTACCCGGATGATGACGGAGATTACAGATATGTCCACCAGGTAGGGCCCGACGGCGGCTATGGAGGAAATGGGGGATATGGTGGTAATGGCGGAAACGGTGGCTATGGGGGTAACGGAGGATTTGGGGGTAATGGCGGATTTGGTCCAAATGGCCCTGGCGGACCTAACGGGCCCGGTGGTCCTGGCGGTCCCGGCGGACCAAACGGTCCTGGAGGCCCATTCGGACCCGACGGCCTCTTCCAGGAGAGGTCAAACAGCTACACTGGTAAAAGAATATACGCCAGCAGATATCCTTAcatatataaagtaattacagCTTTGATCGAAAAATATGTATCAGGCGACAGCCTCCACTTTGGCAATGAATATGAAGCTAGCGATCACCATTACAAGAAAATATATGCAGACAAGGAAATCGCCGTCAAGTGCAAGTATTTGACTCCCAGCTTCAAAGTGAATGAGACATCCGAGTTCACTACACa ATATCCACCGACTCTGAATGTTCCTGATGGCGAGAAGTTCGGCTCTTACTACAGTTTTAGAGGTACGAAAATTCTGAACACCGTGACCAATTCTTTGAAAAATAAGTTGAAATTGGAATACGAAGTTTTTGTCAGAGTAGTGGATGAAGTAGCTGAATAA